A genome region from Bacteroidota bacterium includes the following:
- a CDS encoding GDSL-type esterase/lipase family protein, with translation MKNHITVLGIFFLTFIGCDTDLVTKVNHDNAKLQFMGRIAQSDSTSELYWSGTSVEIVFEGTELSATLKDGGKNYYNVIIDNDSIYTLDLEKGKKKYKLVESLGEGKHSVKLFRRTEWTYGKTSFYGFSFDEATEVLAIAKKQKNIEFYGNSITSGWAVEDYSGKDNAKGTNTNNWYSYAAVTARHFDADYTCISRGGIGVTVSWYPMRMSEMYDRLNPDDANSKWDFTKSTPDVVVVNLLQNDAFLVVKPNNNQFKERFGETAPTDEFLSNAYADFISTIRGKYPNAEIVCLLGNMTITQEGSKWPTIVAKAVNSLKDEKISTVFVPYKNTPGHPRIEEQQIIADSLISNINKNINWN, from the coding sequence ATGAAAAACCATATTACTGTATTGGGGATATTTTTTTTAACATTTATTGGATGTGATACTGATTTAGTTACAAAAGTAAATCACGATAATGCAAAACTCCAATTTATGGGGCGTATTGCTCAAAGCGATTCTACTTCCGAATTGTATTGGTCCGGAACATCAGTTGAAATAGTATTTGAAGGAACAGAACTTTCTGCAACACTTAAGGACGGTGGTAAAAATTACTACAATGTTATTATTGATAACGACAGTATCTACACTCTCGATTTAGAAAAAGGGAAAAAGAAATATAAGCTTGTCGAAAGTTTAGGTGAAGGAAAACATTCTGTTAAGTTATTCCGCCGTACAGAATGGACTTATGGTAAAACAAGTTTTTATGGTTTTAGTTTCGATGAAGCCACAGAAGTTTTGGCGATAGCTAAAAAACAAAAAAACATCGAATTTTACGGGAATTCTATTACAAGTGGTTGGGCTGTTGAAGACTATTCAGGAAAAGATAATGCTAAAGGAACAAACACAAATAATTGGTATAGCTATGCAGCAGTAACGGCTCGTCATTTCGATGCTGATTATACATGTATATCTCGTGGAGGAATTGGTGTTACAGTAAGTTGGTACCCTATGAGAATGTCCGAAATGTACGATAGATTAAATCCGGATGATGCTAATAGTAAATGGGATTTCACAAAATCAACTCCCGATGTAGTGGTGGTTAACCTTCTTCAAAATGATGCTTTTTTAGTTGTAAAACCAAACAATAACCAGTTTAAAGAGCGTTTTGGTGAAACAGCTCCAACAGATGAATTTTTGTCGAATGCTTATGCCGATTTTATTTCAACAATACGAGGCAAGTACCCTAATGCCGAAATTGTTTGTTTGTTGGGGAATATGACAATAACTCAAGAAGGATCTAAATGGCCGACAATTGTTGCTAAGGCAGTAAACTCTTTGAAGGACGAAAAAATCAGCACTGTTTTTGTGCCGTATAAAAATACGCCGGGACATCCACGAATTGAAGAGCAGCAGATTATTGCTGATAGTTTGATATCAAATATTAATAAAAATATAAACTGGAACTAA
- a CDS encoding T9SS type A sorting domain-containing protein, whose product MKVKSLLLMAFLWSSITAYSQDEHVLVVAPYDGTNITLDKVISGDTTSTGERKDLNRIYQLQRGGIYLMDAIVTANYSLKIIASPGTERPPIVYKGYDANGIALNKFFSFVGHGNSYAFQDIIFNAVNDKGEYDKYYHSGLSFAGDNTRLEVKACVFNGFQSGAIRMTGKDNTVYLSDNVWRNGNAKYHPFVGQQGTYGVFPMDTLVVTNNTFFNNHGYSLLHGTGSGLIDYAVVEHNTFYTSLVPVLELREMINLKIRSNIFYGIAAYGDTELSRSGNWYVNDGESALSTMYFTEVSGNQLFSLKRMREKDRKISVTNNAYFTPQAIEDYNGKSYTDATGGVTEVTGTVWMNEKVQAMFDNSTAYPYFDDSDNYNADPGFKSVMAGGKDVNDWVVDELAYACVEYRETMDDPTKGWGACSSRRNIDEDLVGEYDILRIQWPLVEGNHEITNPNLLSAGHDGLPVGNLNWDSALRKEYVLPDGIGGMQGLGIGDFVKTAEQYSLSNYPNPANNFTTISFNLPTKREVKISIYNLLGQEVEVVAQDELSKGHHELNIDLSSYSVGLYLYVLETENGTQVNRMIIQK is encoded by the coding sequence ATGAAAGTGAAATCTTTACTATTGATGGCCTTTCTTTGGAGTAGTATAACTGCTTATTCTCAGGATGAGCATGTTTTAGTAGTTGCCCCATACGATGGTACAAACATTACATTAGATAAAGTTATTTCGGGTGATACTACCAGTACCGGTGAGCGAAAAGATCTCAATAGGATTTATCAATTACAGCGGGGTGGTATTTATTTAATGGATGCTATTGTTACGGCAAATTACTCATTAAAAATAATAGCCAGCCCTGGTACTGAGCGTCCGCCAATAGTATATAAAGGATATGATGCTAATGGTATAGCTCTTAATAAATTTTTCTCTTTTGTAGGTCATGGAAATAGCTATGCTTTTCAGGATATAATTTTTAATGCAGTTAATGATAAAGGTGAATATGATAAATACTATCATTCAGGTTTATCTTTCGCAGGTGATAATACTCGCTTAGAAGTAAAAGCTTGTGTATTTAATGGTTTTCAGTCCGGTGCTATAAGGATGACAGGAAAAGATAATACAGTTTACTTAAGCGATAATGTTTGGCGAAACGGAAATGCAAAGTATCATCCTTTTGTAGGTCAGCAAGGTACTTATGGAGTATTTCCAATGGATACTTTGGTCGTTACAAATAATACTTTCTTTAATAATCATGGATATAGCTTATTGCATGGTACAGGGTCAGGGTTGATTGATTATGCAGTTGTTGAGCATAATACATTCTATACATCTTTGGTTCCGGTATTGGAATTACGCGAGATGATTAATCTTAAAATCAGAAGTAATATATTTTACGGTATTGCTGCTTATGGGGATACTGAATTATCGAGAAGTGGTAACTGGTATGTTAATGATGGAGAATCGGCACTGAGTACAATGTATTTTACAGAGGTATCCGGTAACCAATTGTTTTCGTTAAAGCGAATGAGAGAAAAAGATAGGAAAATTTCAGTGACAAACAATGCCTATTTTACTCCTCAGGCTATAGAAGACTATAATGGTAAATCTTATACCGATGCAACAGGTGGTGTTACAGAAGTTACAGGAACTGTTTGGATGAACGAAAAGGTACAGGCAATGTTTGACAATAGTACAGCTTATCCTTATTTTGATGATAGTGATAATTATAATGCCGATCCGGGATTTAAGTCAGTGATGGCCGGAGGTAAGGATGTTAATGATTGGGTTGTTGATGAACTTGCTTATGCCTGTGTAGAATATCGTGAAACTATGGACGATCCAACAAAGGGATGGGGAGCATGTTCGTCTCGAAGAAATATAGATGAAGATCTTGTAGGCGAATATGATATTCTTAGAATTCAATGGCCATTGGTTGAAGGAAATCATGAAATAACAAACCCTAACTTACTATCTGCTGGACATGATGGACTTCCGGTAGGAAATCTTAATTGGGATTCAGCTTTGCGTAAAGAATACGTACTGCCTGATGGAATTGGAGGTATGCAAGGATTAGGTATAGGTGATTTTGTAAAAACTGCTGAGCAGTATAGCCTTTCTAATTATCCAAACCCTGCTAATAATTTTACTACAATATCGTTTAATCTTCCTACAAAACGAGAGGTTAAAATATCTATTTATAATTTGTTGGGACAAGAAGTGGAAGTAGTTGCTCAGGATGAGTTAAGTAAAGGGCACCATGAATTAAATATCGACTTAAGCTCATATTCTGTAGGCTTGTATTTATATGTTCTGGAAACAGAAAACGGTACTCAGGTTAATAGAATGATAATCCAAAAGTAA
- a CDS encoding family 16 glycoside hydrolase, with protein MNLILKLISLILFSLIIVSCNSKTEEEVYSNSLEVNFEEQNALSKWLTNDDANWKITEENGVRELSLLRKGEFGKVRKPSSFAAIKGLDVTDFELTLDAKVLSDSTIVGRDAIIYFAFQDPMHFYYVHLSNDNHKYHNIIGIVDGKDRLPITEKFNDDSKKRFFDYNWHKVKVVRNLAKGSIKVYVDDMKNPIQNIIDKTLTHGSVGVGSFDDFGKFRNIKLKYNRK; from the coding sequence ATGAATTTAATTTTAAAACTAATTTCCTTAATATTATTTTCACTGATAATAGTGTCGTGTAATAGCAAGACTGAAGAAGAAGTATATTCTAATTCTTTGGAGGTGAATTTTGAAGAGCAGAATGCATTGTCAAAATGGTTGACAAACGATGATGCCAACTGGAAGATTACAGAAGAAAATGGAGTAAGAGAATTGAGTTTATTGCGAAAAGGAGAATTTGGGAAAGTACGTAAACCATCTTCTTTTGCTGCTATTAAAGGACTTGATGTAACAGATTTTGAACTTACTCTCGACGCAAAAGTATTATCCGATTCTACTATAGTTGGACGTGATGCTATAATCTATTTTGCTTTTCAGGATCCGATGCATTTTTACTATGTTCACCTTTCTAACGATAATCACAAGTATCATAATATAATCGGAATAGTTGATGGAAAAGATCGTTTGCCTATTACCGAAAAGTTTAATGATGATAGTAAAAAGCGTTTCTTCGATTACAACTGGCATAAAGTAAAAGTTGTACGTAACCTAGCTAAAGGTTCAATTAAGGTTTATGTAGACGATATGAAAAATCCAATTCAGAATATAATTGACAAAACATTAACTCATGGAAGTGTTGGAGTTGGGTCGTTTGATGATTTTGGGAAATTTCGCAACATAAAACTTAAGTACAATAGAAAATAA
- the uxuA gene encoding mannonate dehydratase has protein sequence MALEQTWRWYGPNDPITLAEVKQTGATGIVSALSHIPNGEVWTFEEIKKRQEIIAEAGLTWSVIESIPVSEDIKKQSGDYKQHIENYKQSLINVGKCGIETVCYNFMPVLDWSRTDLMHQFEDGSFALMFNPTAFAAFELHILKRKGVEAEYSEEEKKAAKDYYEKLDDSAKFELTKSILGGLPGSEESFSIEDFQTVLDAYAHIDADKLREHLYYFLREVIPVAESAGVRMAIHPDDPPKPLLGLPRIVSNINDAKALCAAVDSPSNGVTLCTGSYGVGVENDLVEMTRELADKIHFIHLRNVSRDESGYFMEDNHMVGDVDMYGVMKELLIEERRRKSEGRADWQMPVRPDHGHLMFDDIKKQKTNPGYSLYGRMRGLAEIRGLEIGVERSLDEK, from the coding sequence ATGGCATTAGAACAAACATGGAGATGGTACGGCCCGAACGACCCTATCACTTTAGCAGAGGTAAAGCAAACAGGAGCAACAGGTATTGTTTCTGCTTTATCGCATATTCCTAACGGGGAAGTTTGGACGTTTGAAGAAATAAAAAAACGTCAGGAAATTATTGCGGAGGCAGGTTTAACTTGGTCGGTAATTGAAAGTATTCCTGTATCGGAAGATATTAAAAAGCAAAGTGGCGATTATAAGCAGCACATCGAAAACTACAAGCAATCGTTAATCAACGTTGGTAAATGTGGTATAGAAACGGTTTGTTATAACTTCATGCCTGTGTTGGATTGGTCGCGTACAGATTTAATGCACCAATTCGAAGATGGTTCTTTCGCTTTGATGTTTAACCCAACGGCTTTTGCTGCTTTCGAATTGCATATTCTTAAGCGTAAAGGTGTAGAGGCAGAGTATTCAGAAGAAGAGAAGAAAGCTGCTAAAGACTATTACGAAAAACTTGACGATTCGGCTAAATTCGAACTTACTAAATCAATTCTAGGAGGTTTACCCGGATCGGAAGAGTCGTTCAGTATAGAGGATTTCCAAACTGTACTTGATGCTTATGCCCATATTGATGCTGATAAACTTCGCGAGCACCTTTATTATTTCTTGAGAGAAGTAATTCCGGTTGCTGAAAGTGCAGGAGTTCGTATGGCTATTCACCCTGATGATCCTCCAAAACCATTGTTAGGTTTGCCACGTATTGTAAGTAATATCAACGATGCAAAAGCACTTTGTGCTGCTGTTGATTCGCCTTCAAACGGAGTTACTTTATGTACAGGTTCGTACGGTGTTGGTGTTGAAAACGACTTGGTAGAAATGACTCGTGAGTTAGCCGACAAAATTCACTTTATACACCTGCGTAACGTATCGCGTGATGAAAGCGGATATTTTATGGAAGATAACCACATGGTAGGTGATGTTGATATGTACGGTGTAATGAAAGAGTTGCTTATTGAAGAGCGACGAAGAAAATCCGAAGGAAGAGCTGATTGGCAAATGCCTGTTCGTCCTGATCATGGACACCTTATGTTCGACGATATTAAAAAACAGAAAACAAATCCGGGTTATTCTTTATACGGACGAATGAGAGGCTTAGCTGAAATTCGCGGGCTGGAAATTGGTGTTGAGCGTTCGTTAGACGAAAAATAA
- a CDS encoding SDR family oxidoreductase, with the protein MSYLDKLFNLEGRVAVITGGGGAIASNMAEGFVKSGAKVVLLDLRKEATDEVVAKLSEFGTVVGKAVNVLEEGVLKSVLAEIIEEFGKVDVLINAAGGNMPGATIGPDQTIFDLDMEAFSKVTTLNLDGSVLPSLIFGEQMAKQGTGNIINISSMAADRVLTRVVGYSASKAAITNFTKWMSVEMAQKFEGNIRVNAIAPGFFVGEQNRALMLNEDGSLTERGNQIISNTPMGRFGDLSETVGAALFLVSDAAKFITGTVVPVDGGFSAYSGV; encoded by the coding sequence ATGTCATATTTAGATAAATTATTCAACCTCGAAGGTAGAGTAGCTGTAATTACAGGTGGTGGTGGTGCCATTGCTAGTAATATGGCCGAAGGATTTGTGAAATCAGGTGCAAAAGTTGTACTTCTTGACCTTAGAAAAGAAGCTACTGACGAAGTAGTTGCTAAACTTTCAGAATTTGGAACTGTAGTAGGAAAAGCAGTTAACGTACTTGAAGAGGGGGTGTTAAAATCAGTTTTAGCTGAAATTATCGAAGAGTTCGGAAAGGTTGATGTACTTATTAATGCCGCCGGAGGAAATATGCCTGGAGCAACTATTGGTCCTGATCAAACTATTTTTGATTTAGATATGGAAGCTTTCTCAAAAGTTACTACACTAAACCTTGATGGTTCTGTACTTCCATCTTTGATATTTGGAGAACAAATGGCTAAACAAGGAACAGGTAACATTATAAATATTTCATCGATGGCTGCCGATAGAGTACTTACTCGTGTAGTTGGATATTCTGCTTCAAAAGCTGCAATAACAAACTTTACAAAATGGATGTCGGTTGAAATGGCTCAGAAATTCGAAGGAAATATCAGAGTTAACGCTATAGCACCCGGATTTTTTGTAGGAGAGCAAAACCGTGCTTTAATGCTAAACGAAGATGGTTCGTTAACCGAAAGAGGAAATCAAATTATTTCGAATACCCCAATGGGACGTTTCGGTGATTTGAGCGAAACTGTAGGAGCAGCATTATTTTTAGTATCAGATGCAGCTAAGTTTATTACAGGTACTGTAGTTCCTGTTGATGGTGGATTTAGCGCATATAGCGGGGTGTAA
- a CDS encoding TonB-dependent receptor: MKLIKLRSLFTFLLFLLSFLFTDLHAQDAYISGVITDKATGETLIGANVVVEGTSIGVAADLDGSYTITGVTPGDYILWVSYIGYADAKIPISVAAGEKLKKDVSLSYGGAVGLDEVVITAQAKGQVNAINRQLNSKSIKNVVSAEKIQELPDANAAETLGRLPGVSVNRSGGEGSKVVVRGLSPKYNKVTMEGVSMAASGDDRSADISMISPYSLDGIEVYKAATADKDGEFVGGMIEFKLREARSGFNADVVGQMGYNDLKGTYDDYLVNASISNRFFDDKFGVYFQGNIEKRNRSANTMKGDYDVWTTAAGGEYNKVRTKGASLSDVIREKKRQGATMVLDYRINEGSIKFMNFFSNSNTSKDTYTDNVSSDLEGSNLYNIISGQRESSELMNYSNILAYEQQFNKLKVESKLSHSYSENITPFQLEGRYFQGNGVFDNPDFLYDQVAPAVVLDSAIIDPKTAYLTDVVSKDVTTNERQLAGTLDLTYDFKINDQINGLIKFGGKYRTKQRSKDKNGWGANTSISSAVATAPIWDVNNSEFDELRARYMAENPDADINNLDGLIFYYLADNPDFDHENYMNGDYTMGSVVDLDLLADMHSAMYDYEKEGASTFTYAKTSQSWDYHGTEEYKAGYVMAEVNLGSKIKVIPGVRYENNTTEYTGVYGETDIAFREKVYNNVRDTTVVRNNAYFLPSIHLRVKPIDWFDVRVAYTHTLSRPSYYQIAPRMDVDDINVSFNNNQLVPEYSKNWDVYFSFHSNNLGLLTVGGFTKAIENMIFDPGYQTLSDPSVYGLPASYEGKIIRTTINSDKIAYLSGLEFDWQSNFYFLPGALKGLVMNINYTFISSSAQYPFTELKENGEYEENPFTGILTPLKEYFVDYYEAPLVDQPEHIVNIGLGYDYKGFSARVSMLYQSRIFKGSNQWRELSSYNKEYLRWDFTARQKLGHGFEIFTNVNNITSAKDVTVIRATGYDKAISNYGMTVDLGLRWRL; encoded by the coding sequence ATGAAATTAATAAAACTCAGAAGTTTATTTACATTCCTCCTGTTCTTGTTATCATTCTTATTTACTGATTTACATGCTCAGGATGCGTACATAAGTGGTGTGATTACTGATAAAGCAACCGGAGAGACCCTAATTGGTGCTAACGTAGTTGTAGAGGGAACATCTATAGGTGTAGCTGCCGATTTAGATGGAAGCTATACTATAACTGGTGTTACTCCGGGTGATTATATATTATGGGTGTCTTACATTGGTTATGCAGATGCTAAAATTCCTATTTCTGTTGCGGCTGGTGAAAAGCTAAAAAAGGATGTTTCACTTTCGTATGGTGGCGCAGTTGGTCTGGATGAGGTAGTTATTACTGCTCAGGCCAAAGGTCAGGTTAATGCCATAAATCGTCAGTTGAATTCAAAGTCTATCAAGAATGTTGTTTCTGCCGAGAAAATTCAGGAATTACCGGATGCAAACGCAGCCGAAACTCTTGGTCGTTTACCCGGGGTTTCAGTAAATCGTTCGGGAGGTGAAGGTAGTAAAGTTGTTGTACGTGGATTATCTCCTAAATATAACAAAGTAACGATGGAAGGTGTATCTATGGCAGCTTCCGGAGATGATCGTAGTGCAGATATTTCTATGATATCGCCATATTCTCTTGATGGTATTGAGGTTTATAAAGCTGCAACTGCCGATAAAGACGGAGAATTTGTAGGTGGTATGATCGAGTTTAAATTAAGAGAAGCCCGTTCAGGTTTTAACGCTGATGTTGTTGGACAAATGGGCTACAATGACTTAAAAGGAACTTATGATGATTACTTGGTAAATGCAAGTATTAGTAACAGGTTTTTTGATGATAAATTTGGAGTGTATTTTCAGGGTAATATTGAAAAACGTAATCGTAGTGCCAACACAATGAAAGGTGATTACGATGTTTGGACTACTGCTGCAGGAGGAGAATATAATAAGGTTAGAACAAAAGGAGCTTCTCTTTCTGATGTTATCAGAGAAAAGAAACGTCAGGGAGCTACTATGGTTTTGGATTATAGAATAAATGAAGGTTCTATTAAGTTTATGAACTTTTTCAGTAATAGTAATACAAGTAAAGATACTTATACTGATAATGTATCTTCTGATTTAGAAGGTAGTAATTTATATAATATTATTTCCGGTCAAAGGGAATCTTCTGAATTAATGAACTATAGTAATATTTTGGCTTACGAACAGCAATTCAATAAGTTGAAAGTTGAGTCTAAGCTATCTCATTCTTACTCAGAGAATATAACTCCTTTTCAATTAGAAGGACGTTATTTTCAAGGAAATGGAGTGTTTGATAATCCAGATTTCTTATATGACCAAGTTGCTCCAGCAGTAGTTTTGGATAGTGCAATAATTGATCCAAAGACGGCTTATTTAACTGATGTAGTTTCTAAGGATGTTACAACAAACGAGCGTCAGTTAGCCGGGACATTAGATTTAACTTATGATTTCAAAATTAATGATCAGATAAATGGATTAATTAAATTTGGAGGTAAGTATCGTACAAAACAACGTTCAAAAGATAAGAATGGTTGGGGTGCTAATACGTCAATATCCTCAGCCGTTGCAACTGCACCAATCTGGGATGTAAATAACTCTGAATTTGATGAGTTAAGAGCTAGATATATGGCAGAGAATCCTGATGCTGATATAAATAATTTAGATGGATTAATTTTTTATTATTTAGCTGATAACCCTGATTTTGATCATGAAAATTATATGAACGGGGATTATACTATGGGGTCAGTAGTTGATTTGGATTTATTAGCTGATATGCACTCTGCTATGTATGATTACGAGAAAGAAGGAGCGAGTACTTTTACTTATGCAAAGACTTCTCAATCGTGGGATTATCACGGTACTGAAGAGTATAAGGCTGGTTATGTTATGGCAGAGGTGAATTTGGGTAGTAAAATTAAAGTTATTCCCGGTGTTCGTTACGAAAATAATACTACCGAATATACAGGTGTTTATGGTGAGACAGATATAGCATTTAGAGAGAAAGTTTATAATAATGTTAGAGATACTACTGTAGTACGAAATAATGCATATTTTTTACCGAGTATTCATCTACGTGTAAAACCTATCGATTGGTTTGATGTACGTGTTGCATATACACATACTTTATCTCGTCCGAGTTATTACCAAATTGCTCCTCGAATGGATGTGGATGATATTAATGTTAGTTTCAACAACAATCAATTAGTACCGGAGTATTCTAAAAACTGGGATGTTTATTTCTCTTTCCACTCAAATAACTTAGGATTGTTGACAGTAGGTGGTTTTACAAAGGCAATCGAGAACATGATTTTCGATCCGGGATATCAAACACTAAGCGATCCTTCAGTTTATGGTCTGCCGGCTTCGTATGAAGGTAAGATTATTAGAACAACTATTAATAGCGATAAAATAGCATATCTGTCAGGTTTAGAGTTCGATTGGCAATCTAACTTCTACTTTTTACCAGGAGCTTTAAAGGGACTGGTTATGAATATTAACTATACTTTCATTAGCTCGTCAGCACAATATCCGTTTACCGAACTGAAGGAGAACGGTGAGTATGAGGAAAATCCTTTTACAGGAATTTTAACACCTTTAAAAGAATATTTTGTTGATTATTATGAGGCGCCATTAGTTGATCAACCTGAACATATTGTTAACATTGGTTTAGGGTACGACTATAAAGGCTTCTCTGCCCGTGTATCTATGCTTTATCAGTCTAGAATATTTAAAGGTTCTAATCAATGGAGGGAGCTGTCTTCTTATAATAAGGAGTATTTACGTTGGGATTTTACTGCTCGTCAAAAACTGGGACATGGATTTGAAATATTTACAAACGTGAATAACATTACAAGTGCGAAAGATGTTACGGTTATTAGAGCTACCGGTTATGATAAAGCTATCTCAAACTACGGTATGACTGTAGATTTAGGTCTTAGATGGAGACTATAA
- a CDS encoding DMT family transporter — translation MKEKSLSGGLIELNLAMLFMSTSGMLGRYIDMPTPVTIGLRALFAGIILLFFIKLKKYNLKIKSEDRGRVVFGGLLLGLHWVTYFYALQLSNVAIGMLSLFTYPAITSILEGLVMKTRILKTHIVLSLIVLVGIYFLVPEFDIQSDNLKAVAFGVFSAFSYSLRNILMKTKVNKYNGSVLMTYQMFVIAIVLLPFFFVLDTSKIVEFIPATIVLALLTTSIGHTLFVSSLKYFSTSTASIISSTQPVYGIVLGMIFLHEFPKSTTIIGGVIIISTVLVENLRLYFSNKKLKKV, via the coding sequence ATGAAAGAAAAGAGTTTATCAGGAGGTTTAATAGAGCTTAATTTAGCAATGTTGTTTATGAGCACCTCCGGTATGCTTGGACGTTATATAGATATGCCAACTCCTGTAACAATAGGGTTAAGGGCTTTATTTGCAGGTATTATTCTTTTGTTTTTTATTAAACTGAAAAAATACAATCTGAAAATAAAATCAGAAGACCGAGGAAGAGTTGTATTTGGTGGATTACTACTTGGTTTACATTGGGTAACTTACTTTTATGCATTACAATTGTCGAATGTGGCTATAGGTATGTTGTCGTTATTTACATATCCTGCTATTACTTCTATTCTGGAAGGGCTTGTTATGAAAACCAGAATATTGAAGACTCATATTGTACTTAGTTTAATAGTTTTGGTTGGTATTTATTTTCTAGTACCTGAGTTCGATATTCAGAGTGATAATTTAAAAGCAGTTGCTTTTGGGGTGTTTTCGGCATTTAGTTACTCTTTGCGAAATATCTTGATGAAAACTAAGGTCAATAAATACAATGGTTCGGTATTGATGACCTATCAAATGTTTGTAATAGCAATTGTGTTATTGCCATTTTTCTTTGTTTTAGATACTTCAAAAATTGTAGAATTTATTCCGGCAACAATTGTTCTAGCATTGTTAACTACATCAATCGGACATACATTATTTGTTTCCAGTCTAAAATATTTTTCAACATCAACAGCTAGTATAATAAGTAGCACACAGCCTGTATATGGAATTGTTTTGGGAATGATTTTTCTGCATGAATTTCCAAAGTCAACCACAATTATAGGTGGTGTTATTATTATATCTACAGTATTAGTCGAAAATTTACGTTTATATTTTTCCAACAAAAAACTTAAAAAAGTATGA